TGTATATCCTTCTTCGGCCAGCTGCAGCTGCCTTTCCGGCATGATTCCAAACAGCATCTGGAACTCGAACTGGCTTTTCGGAATATTGTTTGCCTTCGCAAACTCCTTCGTGAAATTAATGATATTGTCATCGTGTGATGCAACAGCTGTATAGTTGCCGTTCAGCATATGCATCTTGATGATTTTCTTGAAGTTCTCATCGACATCTTTCTTTTCAGGGAAAGCCACTTCCGGTGACTCTTTGTAAGCTCCCTTCACAAGACGGAGATTCGGAGAATATTGATTCAGGTCCTCTATATCCTTTTCTGTCCTGTACAAGTAAGCCTGGATGACAGTGCCTATGTTGTCATATTCGGACTTCAGCTGCTTGAAAATATCCAAAGTCTTCTGGCAGCGCTCGTAGTCCTCCATGTCGATGGTAACGAATACATTATTCTCTTTGGCTGTATCCATGATCCGGCGCATATTGTTCATGACAACTTTTTCGGAAATATCAAAGCCGAGTGAAGTCATTTTCACGCTCATCTGGGCATTCAATTTTTCCCGGCCAATCGCCTTGATCATCGCAATTGAACTTTCCGCTCTCTCGTTAGCTTCTTTTTCATTGTCGACGAATTCGCCAAGGAAATCGACGGTTGCCGCAAGATTCTTGCTATTGAGTTCCTTGATGACAGCCACTGACTGCTCGACCGTTTCGCCGGAAACGAAGCGTTTTGCCCCTAGACGAAGGCCGTATTTCTTGGCCATCTTCGTAAAAAATTTATTTTTCGATAGAAAAAGAAAGAAGTTCCTCATTAATTGTTCCATAGCTTTTCCTCCCCTTAATGAAAACGATTACAACACCCTTTAAAAAAATTGCTTCATCTATATCTATTTTGCAAAATCATTTTATCACTTTTTTTTAGCTTTGAATATTACTTTCGTAGGAAAATGTTCTTTTTTGACGAATCCTGTCCTGCATACTTTATTTCGGCTCGGGAACGATAATATCCGTAGGAATGATCATAAAACAGGAGGTCTTAATATGCAGCAGCAAAACATGAATTTTCAGGGCCAGCAGCAAGGGATCATGCAGACGCCGCCATCAGTTGTATCCACTAAAGATTCTTTATACTTAACAGATATGCTTTCATGGAATTTACTTGCCATGAAAAAAGCACATTTCTTTGCCCAACAGTGCCAGGACCAGGAGCTGAAGATGGAAATCGAAAAATGCGGACAAATGCATCAGAAACACTACGAGAAAATCCTAACTCATCTAAATAGCCCGCAAAACCAGACATATTCCCAGATGCCAGGAATGCAATAATACAACTAGATAGGAGGAAAAAGCGGATGAACCAGAATCAGCAAAAAATCCAGAATCCAGAAACACAGGTCCAGAAGACACCGCAGATGAAT
The window above is part of the Mesobacillus jeotgali genome. Proteins encoded here:
- a CDS encoding proline dehydrogenase; its protein translation is MEQLMRNFFLFLSKNKFFTKMAKKYGLRLGAKRFVSGETVEQSVAVIKELNSKNLAATVDFLGEFVDNEKEANERAESSIAMIKAIGREKLNAQMSVKMTSLGFDISEKVVMNNMRRIMDTAKENNVFVTIDMEDYERCQKTLDIFKQLKSEYDNIGTVIQAYLYRTEKDIEDLNQYSPNLRLVKGAYKESPEVAFPEKKDVDENFKKIIKMHMLNGNYTAVASHDDNIINFTKEFAKANNIPKSQFEFQMLFGIMPERQLQLAEEGYTMRVYVPFGTDWYGYFMRRLAERPANVAFVLKGMLKK